Within the Leptospira johnsonii genome, the region GATCGTTGGTGTTCGGTCCTTCGAAGTAGATTTCCATATATTTGGAAAGTCCACCTTGAACAATTTTACCTTGGCCTCGTTCCTCATCCTTAATGAAATCGTAAACTTCTACACGGATACAGTTGTTTGCTGCATCTTCTTGTGCGTTGCTATTAGCAGGCACACATTCGTCGTTGTTGGCTTTTCCTTTGAAAAGAACAGTTCTGAATGGAAGAATACGTACTTTCATTTTCATGAGTACTGTATGACGTTTTAGTCTCTCGTTGAGAGCAGATGCTCTCTGATCCAGACCTTTTTCCGTATCAAGGATAGCTGCGCCTACTTGAGCATCTTCCTTCTTTTGGGCTTGGTTGTCTTGAGCGTTGAGTATGCCTGCGATTGAAAAAATTGCCAGGCAAAATGCGATTTTGCGTTTCATTGTACCCTATTTCCTTGGTCTCTTCTGCGTTTGGATTTCCCGAAAGTCGAGAATACCCTGTCTCTAGTATCGGTAAAATAGACTCCCGATTAAATCGAAGGCTTACATTTTCGTACGGAAAACGTTTATTTTCCAGATTTTGAACTCGTTTCCAGATACAGTTCATAGGGGGGAGGAGTCGGTTTCAATCCTTTTTCGATCAGATTGGCGGCCCATCTTCTTTCTACAAAATCGCAGAAATCCCTTAAATCCCGGCCGGAATGCGATCCCAATCGTTGTGAAATTGTTAAACGCTCAGAATCCCGTAAATGTTTAGCATAATTTCCTAATATCGCAGCCCTTTCTTTTTCGTTCGGTAGCGGGAAGAATACAGATCTGTCAAATCTGGAAACCAAGGCCTTGTCCAGGTCCTGTTTTCTGTTCGTGGCGCCTAGGGTGATTGATTTTTGCCCCCCTTCGAAGCCGTCCAGTTTTCGCAATAATACGGATAGAATGTTCCGGGTCGCCTCAAATAAGCCGTCATCCCTGGACCCGGCCAAGGAATCGATCTCATCTAAAAACAGAAGACAAGAAGGGAAGAGGGAGGCCACGTCAAAGACATAAGCCATGTTCTGGGCGCTTTCCCCATAATATTTACTTAAAATAGATTCCACTGGCACATAGATGAGTGGGATCTCGGTCATGCAGGAAATCACCTTTGCCATGGTGGTTTTTCCTACCCCTGGTTCTCCTTCTAAAAGGATTGCCCTTGGTTTTGTCCTTCCGGGGAATTTACGGGTGAGTTTGGAAAGTTCCTCTAGGGTTTCAGGAGATTTGAGAGGAAGTATAATGGATTCTAAAATTTGCCTTTTGACATCTTCGTAACCTGCGATGGCCTCGAATGTCATCCAGTCTCCCTTCTTCTTTGCTTCTATTGGATCGAATACATCTATTCCAAGTCGGAGCAGTAATTCTTTCGGGTTCTGGACGGATTCTTGTTTGGAAAGTCTGAGATATTTAAATAGATCTATTGCTGAAAAAATTTCCTCTCTATGGAAATCTCCCTTTTTTGTGATCTCTATTTTGCTCTGGTTCCTTCCCGAATAGAAACGGAATTTCGCATTATCTAGAATGTTTTTGGTCTCGAATAAGTTCTCATTCAATGCCTGGAGGCAGACATATCCCGGCTCGAATGTATGGATCCGCAGATTTTCTATATGATTACGAACGATCTGGATACAATCCAAAAGTTGGCCCTTGTCCGCGCCTGGGATGGGAAATTCTATTCTGAGATCTTTTTTGTCTGGTACAAATGCAGGAAGTTCGGGATCTTTGACACCTAAACCTTTTAGTTCCGAATAAAGCAGGTTTTTTGCCTGGGTGAAATCCAGTATATTTCCGGAATTTCGGGGGACTGCAGGGGTCAAATCTTCAGGTTTCATTCTTTCTTCCCTAGAATTTCTCTTGTATAATCTTTCGGTTCTGTCGAAGAATTTAGAAAGAACCTTTGGAGGCAAGTCCTAATGGGTGAAGGCTCCCTTTCACAAGACGATATAGACGCATTACTAACCGGAGCGGGTCCGGGAGGTGGGGCCGGAGGCTCTGCTGATTTTAATCTAAGCGGAGAATTGGATTCCCTATTAGGAGATTCCGGTGGTGGGGCAGGTGCTTCTACAACTCCTGCTTCCGGAGGCACTCCTTCTTTCGCAGATATTGCTGCGGCCTTGGGACCTTCTTCTACTCCTGCTCCTCCAAAAGCAAGTGCTCGTTCTAGTTCTGTTTCTTCCAATACTGCAAACCTAAATCTTTTACTAGATGTAAATGTTGCACTTACTGTGGAATTAGGCAGGACCAACATGTTCATTAAAGATGTTCTAGGTCTGAACGAAGGCGCAGTAGTAGAACTAGACAATGCCGTCGGAGAAGATTTGGATATTTTAGCAAACGGTAAACTGGTTGGGAAGGGAAAACTGGTTCTATTGGATGATTACTACGGAATTCGAATCACCGAGATAGTAGATCCTTCTAGAAGAATGATCTAAAGGAATATTCGTATCCGGAAAAACTTCCGGATACGGTCGTCTGAACTTCTTAAGCTTTTTTGTCCTCGTTTCCGAGTACTGACTTCATCACAGATTTAAAATTAGATAGGTTCAATGGAAGAACAAGTTCTGTTCCGTCCTGTCCGATTTTTTCTACCTCTTTGATAAATCTCTGAGCGATCCTGAGTTTTACCGCTTCTTTTCCACCTTTCGTTTTGATGGAAGAGGCAAGTAGTTCTATCCCTTTTGCGGTTGCAGTCGCGATGGATTCAATTTCAGCGGCTAGACCTTCTGCCTCATTGATCCTTTTTTGTTTTTCACCTTCGGATTTGTTGATTGCTTCTTCTTTAACACCCAAGGAGCGGTTGATCCTGGAATCTCTATCTCCTTCGGAAAGAGAGATTTGTGCCTTCTTGGTGATCTGCGCTTTTTTCTCTCTTTCCATTGCTTCGATAATGGATTTAGGAGGAGCGATGTTTACTATCTCGTAACGATTTACTCGGACTCCCCAAGGTTCTGCTGCTTGGTCCAGCACTTCTAAGATCTTGCTATTGATCACTTCTCTGGTCTCGAATGTAGTATCCAGATCCATGGTTCCAATGATCGCTCTCATAGTGGTTTGTACCAGCTGAGTGACAGCGAATCTATAGTCTTCTATCCCGTAACTTGCTTTCTGAGGATCAAGAACTCTCAAATAAAGGATACCGTCCATCTCTACCTTAACGTTGTCTTTTGTGATACAAGTTTGAGGGGGAACGTCGATTGCCTGCTCTTTTAGAGTATGATAGTATGCATCATAATCTATAAAAGGAATGAGAATATGAAACCCTGCATGAAGGGTCCTGCTGTATTTTCCGAGTCTTTCTATAATGATACATTCCTGAGCGGAAACAATTCTCAAGGAACGATAGAGTTTATAGGCTAAGTAGAGTAAAAACCCGAGCCAAAATATCCATAAAAATAATGAAACAAACATCTTGAATATTACTCCTTCTCCGAATCTAGTCCCGGAAATTTATTGGTCACCTTGGAAATTCCTTCAAAGAAACCGACTATGTTTGCCATTTCAGTAGGAAGAACTGTGGTTTTTGCTTTTTCTAGAATGAGTCCTAGGCCTGAGAGATAGTCTTCTGTGATCTGAAGATTGACTGCTTCTGGTCCACCTTCGTTTCCGGTGGCTTCTGCGATCATTTGGATCCCTTTTGCTTTAGCTTTTGCAATGAATTCGATCTCTTTTGCTTTACCTTCGGCCTCGTTTACCTTTTTGATCTTTTCACCTTCGGAAAGATTGATCGCTTCCTGTCTTTCTCCCATGGAACGGTTGATACGAGAGAGTTTTTCTCCTTCTGAGATCGTGATCTCTGCACGTTTTACACGTTCCGCTTTTACCTGCTCTTCCATCTCATGAAGAATCTCTTTAGGCGGAGAAATGTTTTTGATCTCGTAACGAGTCACCTTGATCCCCCAAGGATCTGTTGCCTCGTCTAAAGCTCTCACCACATTCGCATTGATATCGTCTCTTTCGGAGAATGTATGATCCAGTATTAGTTTACCTATCTCCGAACGAAGAGTAGTTTGAGCCAACTGAATGGTTGCGTTTCGGAAGTTTTCGATCTCGTAAGAAGCCTTGTAAGGATCCATGACCCTGATATACAGGATACCATCCACCAAAATGGAAACGTTATCCTTTGTAATACAGGTCTGGGGAGGAATATCGATAGCGATTTCCTTTAAGAGCTGTTTGTATCTGATCTGGTCCATGATCGGGATAAGAAAATGAAAACCTGCACCAAGCGCTCCACGGAACACTCCAAGTCTTTCCACTACGAAACTATACGTTTGCGGAACCACAATACAGGTTTTCATAATGAGATAAATAGCTGCGATAACGATCAGCGTAAAAAATAGAAATGGGTCCATTTTGTCTGTTTCTAACTCCTATTCAATAATGATTATATTTCCGGAAGCTCGATAGGTTCCACAACGAAGGTCAGATTTTCTCTCTCCAAGATCCTAGCCCTTTTACCTGCAGCAATACGTTTGGATTTGCTGATCGCATCCCATTCCGTTCCTTGGAATACGACCCTTCCGCCTTTCCTTTCCACGAGTATATCCTTGGAAACTAAAACAATCCTTCCGGGACCTTCCTCCGGATTGAGGGCGACTCTTTCTGAAGAAGAAGGAAAGAATTTCCTAAGGAAACTTCCTCCCACCCAGATCAGAATTCCGGAAAGAGCGGCCCAAACGATCGCTTGGGTCCAAAATCCTATCTCAAAAAAATAGGAAACACTTCCCACGATCGTCGCAGAGAGTCCTAAAAAGAATACGAAGGTTCCAGGGACAAAAAGTTCCGCCACCATGAGAATGATCCCTGAGGCGATCCAAAGATAAGAAAGGTTATGTCCGTCTTGCAAAAAGTCCATGGTTTTTAGGTTGAAGAAAGAGGAAAAATTCTATTTTCAAAAACATTCCCGTCTGCATTCTTAGCGGGAGTGATGAGAAAATTTTGGATTCGTCTGGGAATCGGACTACTAGTCGTATTCCTTGCTCTTCAGTTAATCCCCGTACAGCCTCCGTTAGGAAAGAATGCTAATGAAATCAAAACGGAAGAACGCGTCAAAAAGATTTTTCGAAAGTCTTGTTATGACTGCCATTCGGATCTAGTGCAATGGCCTTGGTATTCCAAGGTTTTTCCGGTTTCTTTATATATCTCTCATCATATAGAAGAAGGCAGGGAAGAATTGAATTTTTCGGAATGGGAAACCTTAAAACCGGAAAAAAAGGCGGATCTAGCGGAAGAAATATTAGAAGAAGTGGAAGAAGGTCATATGCCTCCTAAGGATTATATTTTCCTACATTCTAATTCTAAACTGGATCAAGAAGAAATAGAGGTCCTAAAAGACTGGCTCCAAACTTTTGCGGAAAAATAATAAGGCAATCTAGATCATTTTAATGAACACACCTGAGGACAAGAACGCTAAACTTTGGGGAGGAAGATTTAGAGAAAAAGCTTCTTCCATCATGGAAAGAATTGGAGAGTCCATTTCCTTCGATCGAAAATTATACAAAGAAGATCTAGAAGGAAGTAGGGCACATGCCAAGATGCTTGAGAAAATGGGCATCTTAAACTCTACAGAATTAAAAGACATACTGGATGGATTAAATCAGGTAGAAGTAGAAATAGAATCCGGAAATTTCAAATTCAGTTCAGAGTTAGAAGACATCCACATGCATGTGGAATCCAGACTCACAGAATTGAAGGGAGAAGTAGGAAAAAAATTACATACTGCCAGATCCAGGAACGACCAAGTCTCACAAGACACAAGGCTCTATGTAAGAAATCGGATCCAAGAAATTTTATTCCGTTTGGATTCCTTAAGAGAAGCTCTCTACGAACAAGCTTCTAAAAATATAGATACTATCATTCCGGGTTATACTCATCTACAAGTTGCTCAACCGATCCGCGCTTCTCATTTTCTATTGGCTTATTTTTGGATGTTCACCCGCGATCTGGAATTTTTTGAATTCGCTAAAAAGACTGCTAACATTCTAGTGTTGGGCTCCGGTGCGATGGCTGGAGTGAATTACCAGAACGACAGAGAGTTTTTGGCTTCTGAATTAAAAGCGGATTCAATTTCTCCAAATAGTATGGACGGTGTTTCGAACCGGGATCACCTTCTTCAGTTCTTATTTGCTGCAGTCCAAACCATGTCCCATGCTTCTCGTTTTTGCGAGGATATCGTTCTATATTCTTCCCAAGAATTTGGTCTTGTAAAACTGCCTGATTCATTAACCACCGGATCTTCTATCATGCCCCAGAAAAAAAATCCGGATATAGCGGAGCTAATCCGAGGGAAATCCGCAAGGGTGGCGGGTAACTTAAATCATTTAATCGGGCTCTTAAAGGGATTGCCTCTTACTTACAATCGTGATTTACAAGAAGACAAGTTAGCCGTTTTTGATGCTGTGGAAACCGTTCTTTTAAGTTTAGAAGGTTTAGAAGCTATGGTTTCTGAAATGCAATTCAGACCGGAAAGGGGAGAAAGATCCTTGAAGGAAGGATTTGCCACCGCGACCGACCTGGCAGATTTTCTTGTGGGACAAAAAAATGTACCATTCAGAACTGCCCACGAACTTGTAGGAAGACTTGTCTCAGAATGTGTGGAAAGAAAAGAGAATTTATTCACAATCTCAGAAGAGGTTCGGAAAGGTATTTCACCTTATTTTACGGGCGAAGAATATTCCAATGCCGTGAGCCTGGAACTTTCTACAGACAAAAAATCTAGTTATGGCGGAACTTCCAGAACTAGACAGTTAGAACAATTGGAATTAGCGAAACAATCTATCAAATCAATCCAAAGGAATACGAAATGAATTATCTGAATGTAAGATCGAAATCTAAGATCGGAATTATAGGATCTTTAGCATGGTTTACGATCTTATTATTTTCTTTTGCCTGCAAGGCAAATCCATATGCTGAGCAAAGATATGTTCCGGAAGCATATAGCCCTGTCGAAGTAATCGTCAAAAAAGAGGAAAAGCCTCGTGTAGCTCTTCCCGAAAAACCTGCTATTTATGCTCTAATAGAAACTACCCAAGGAAACATGCTTTTCGAATTATTCGATAAGGATGCTTCTAAGACTGTTCAAAACTTCATCGACTTAGCCCAAGGAGAGAAGGAATTCACTCTTAGGAACGGCCAACCTCAGAAAAGACCGTTCTATGATGGATTGACCTTCCATAGAGTGATCGAAGGTTTTATGATCCAGGGCGGATGCCCTTATGGTGATGGCTCCGGTACTCCAGGATACAGATTTGCCGATGAGATCAATGCTGCAAGTTTAGGTCTGGATCAGGTTAAGATCGGACAATCCCAATTTTATACAGGTTATTTGTACAGATATATTGGCGGAGAACTCGGTATTCGCAGCCAAAGAGAAGCAGACGAGAGAAGAGAAGAGCTAGAAAGCAATTTAGAAAAGGCTAAGAATCTTTCCGTCATGGAGATTTTATACAGATTAGGCTATCGTTATAATAATGTAGTCAAAAGTAAGAAAGCGATCAAGGGAGCCTTGGCAATGGCAAACGCAGGACCGAATACAAACGGTTCTCAATTTTTCATCAACCAAGTAGACACTCCTCATTTGGACGGACTTCATACTGTATTCGGCCAGATCATCCAAGGTGCTGATGTAGTAGATAAGATCATCGCTTCTGGAAACGGTAAAACTACCATTCGCAAAGTTTCCATCTACGATAAGAGGACAAAGTAATGAGTACTTCCCTGGACCAAAATCCTATTTTTCTTTCGGTAGCCCGAGAGATACAGGGCGCTGGGTCTACGGGAAGAGTTTTGGAAAAACTTTCCGGATTACAGGTGGACGACTCCAAAGGTGGAGAAATGTTCCTTGAGATCCGGAACAAAAAAGACACTGCCTGGGATTTCCGCTCAGTAGTTGCACTTGTGCGTTTGATCCAACAATACAGACAATCAGTCGGCCATTCTTATGAAGAAGCAATGGCGCGTTACAGTAAGGTAAATAACCTAACTGCGAAACGAAAAGCAAACGAAGAAGAAGTCAGACTCAAACAAACTCTTACGGACTATATCCTAAAAATAGAATCCAATTTTGAAAAAAACGATAGGGCCGACGAGTCCATTGTAAAAGAGATCACTCGTTTTTTCGATAGTTTGGAATCCGCAGAAAAACTTTCCGAATCCAATATATCTAGTTTGAACTTATCTCCTAAATCCGTTGCCCAGATCGGGCCAATTTTGGAAAAATACGAGGAATGTTACCAGGAATACAGTAAGCTGAAACCTGTTCTTGGGCGACTAATCCGGATCGCAGACTATATTATAGAAGACGCAGAAGGCTGAAAGCCTTCCTTTCCTACATAATTTCCCGTATTTTTTCGTAGGTTTTGTCTCTTTTTGCCGAAATCTAAAATATAGCGCTGTTGCTCCTAGGTCCGAAGTATCGAAACCTGGGCCGGGACTGAAATTTTAGAATGAAACGAATTCTGATCATATTTATTCTTCTGAATGTTGTATTCGACCTCGGATCTTATCCGAACAGAAACGCAAGGGGAGAAGTTTCCGAAAATTATATCCAGGCCCAAGGGATCGTGGATATCAAACTTCCTAAAATGCAGTTCCGAGAAAAGGAACCAATCTCCGCTGTACTTTCCGTTCGAAACACAGGAAACGAGGTCCTTAGAATTTTCCCTTATGGAAAAGATCTTCGTTCCTTCCAGGTAATCGTAAGAGATGAAGACGGTAGAACCGTCACAAGAATAGAAGAAGAAAGAAAACAGGATCCAGTCTTAAGAAGAAGGAACAAAGTTGAGAACCTGGTCGGGGATGAAGTAAAAGAGATCATTCTTCACAAGGACGAGACATTCTCCAAAGAGATCCGGATCGATCATCTATACGAGTTAGAGCCTGGTAAAAAATATTTCGTAACCGCTTACTTCTATCCTAATATCTCAGAATACGGGGATCATTTTGTAAGATCTGAAACCCATCCATATTTTAGCGTAGAAGAACGCAAAAAAGATTGGGTGCTTCCCGGGGTTCCATACCAAGATCCTGCAACAGACGGTCTTGAACCGGAAGAAGTGATTCATCTATTCTTAGGTGCAGAAAAGAAGAAAAACTGGAAACTTCATTTTAAATGGATCCATTTCCCGGAATACATACAAGCTTATGACAGATTTGCAAGAGATTGGCAACAATCGGAAGAAGCCGAAAAGGATTTTGTTCTGGAAGAATTCAGAAATTATCTAGCGGAAAACAGATCCGGTATGTTACAATACTATAAGATCTTGGGAACGGAAAAGGTAAATTCAAATCTTTCTAAGGTAAGAGTTGCAGTGGAAAGAAGAGTGAACAAAGTCCCTGTTCGATACGAATACGAATTTACTTTGAGAAGAATGCCGGAAGAAACCGGAATGTTTTGGAAAGTGGCTAATCTATTAGCGAAGGTAAGAAAATGACCGAGATATTATCCCAAGACGAGATAGACGCATTATTAAACGCGATCTCCAGTGGAGAGGTAGCGGAGGATGAGTATTCTTCCGTAGGGGAACAAAAGAAGGTCAAAATTTACGACTTCAAACGTCCCGACAAATTCTCTAAAGACCAGATCCGTACTCTCCAGATGATGCACGAGACATTTGCTCGTTTGGCAACGACAGGACTTTCCGCTCAGTTACGAGCCTTAGTTCATGTTCACGTGGCCGCTGTGGACCAGTTAACTTACGAGGAATTCATCCGTTCCATTCCGAACCCGACAACACTTGCGGTTATCAATATGGACCCGCTCAGAGGTTCCGCAATTTTAGAAATAGACCCTTCTATTTCCTTTACGATCATAGACCGTCTATTCGGCGGTAAGGGAGAGACTGCAAAGATCTCCCGAGAACTTTCCGAGATAGAAATGAGT harbors:
- a CDS encoding SPFH domain-containing protein, with protein sequence MFVSLFLWIFWLGFLLYLAYKLYRSLRIVSAQECIIIERLGKYSRTLHAGFHILIPFIDYDAYYHTLKEQAIDVPPQTCITKDNVKVEMDGILYLRVLDPQKASYGIEDYRFAVTQLVQTTMRAIIGTMDLDTTFETREVINSKILEVLDQAAEPWGVRVNRYEIVNIAPPKSIIEAMEREKKAQITKKAQISLSEGDRDSRINRSLGVKEEAINKSEGEKQKRINEAEGLAAEIESIATATAKGIELLASSIKTKGGKEAVKLRIAQRFIKEVEKIGQDGTELVLPLNLSNFKSVMKSVLGNEDKKA
- a CDS encoding peptidylprolyl isomerase, producing the protein MGIIGSLAWFTILLFSFACKANPYAEQRYVPEAYSPVEVIVKKEEKPRVALPEKPAIYALIETTQGNMLFELFDKDASKTVQNFIDLAQGEKEFTLRNGQPQKRPFYDGLTFHRVIEGFMIQGGCPYGDGSGTPGYRFADEINAASLGLDQVKIGQSQFYTGYLYRYIGGELGIRSQREADERREELESNLEKAKNLSVMEILYRLGYRYNNVVKSKKAIKGALAMANAGPNTNGSQFFINQVDTPHLDGLHTVFGQIIQGADVVDKIIASGNGKTTIRKVSIYDKRTK
- a CDS encoding AAA family ATPase, translating into MKPEDLTPAVPRNSGNILDFTQAKNLLYSELKGLGVKDPELPAFVPDKKDLRIEFPIPGADKGQLLDCIQIVRNHIENLRIHTFEPGYVCLQALNENLFETKNILDNAKFRFYSGRNQSKIEITKKGDFHREEIFSAIDLFKYLRLSKQESVQNPKELLLRLGIDVFDPIEAKKKGDWMTFEAIAGYEDVKRQILESIILPLKSPETLEELSKLTRKFPGRTKPRAILLEGEPGVGKTTMAKVISCMTEIPLIYVPVESILSKYYGESAQNMAYVFDVASLFPSCLLFLDEIDSLAGSRDDGLFEATRNILSVLLRKLDGFEGGQKSITLGATNRKQDLDKALVSRFDRSVFFPLPNEKERAAILGNYAKHLRDSERLTISQRLGSHSGRDLRDFCDFVERRWAANLIEKGLKPTPPPYELYLETSSKSGK
- the fcpB gene encoding flagellar-coiling protein FcpB — encoded protein: MKRKIAFCLAIFSIAGILNAQDNQAQKKEDAQVGAAILDTEKGLDQRASALNERLKRHTVLMKMKVRILPFRTVLFKGKANNDECVPANSNAQEDAANNCIRVEVYDFIKDEERGQGKIVQGGLSKYMEIYFEGPNTNDPDPRMEPPRKISKIISKVYKNNFLIEDKSVSEIIDRAPNDQPGHNDKIELFYQKNGYPEGGRPETPSEKGVGKYVLANVENTKTHPIRNSFKKTFYIKHLDSFDRLFTKIFDYNDQLGNENYKENVNTLKESLKY
- the fliN gene encoding flagellar motor switch protein FliN, producing the protein MGEGSLSQDDIDALLTGAGPGGGAGGSADFNLSGELDSLLGDSGGGAGASTTPASGGTPSFADIAAALGPSSTPAPPKASARSSSVSSNTANLNLLLDVNVALTVELGRTNMFIKDVLGLNEGAVVELDNAVGEDLDILANGKLVGKGKLVLLDDYYGIRITEIVDPSRRMI
- a CDS encoding NfeD family protein codes for the protein MDFLQDGHNLSYLWIASGIILMVAELFVPGTFVFFLGLSATIVGSVSYFFEIGFWTQAIVWAALSGILIWVGGSFLRKFFPSSSERVALNPEEGPGRIVLVSKDILVERKGGRVVFQGTEWDAISKSKRIAAGKRARILERENLTFVVEPIELPEI
- the argH gene encoding argininosuccinate lyase; the encoded protein is MNTPEDKNAKLWGGRFREKASSIMERIGESISFDRKLYKEDLEGSRAHAKMLEKMGILNSTELKDILDGLNQVEVEIESGNFKFSSELEDIHMHVESRLTELKGEVGKKLHTARSRNDQVSQDTRLYVRNRIQEILFRLDSLREALYEQASKNIDTIIPGYTHLQVAQPIRASHFLLAYFWMFTRDLEFFEFAKKTANILVLGSGAMAGVNYQNDREFLASELKADSISPNSMDGVSNRDHLLQFLFAAVQTMSHASRFCEDIVLYSSQEFGLVKLPDSLTTGSSIMPQKKNPDIAELIRGKSARVAGNLNHLIGLLKGLPLTYNRDLQEDKLAVFDAVETVLLSLEGLEAMVSEMQFRPERGERSLKEGFATATDLADFLVGQKNVPFRTAHELVGRLVSECVERKENLFTISEEVRKGISPYFTGEEYSNAVSLELSTDKKSSYGGTSRTRQLEQLELAKQSIKSIQRNTK
- a CDS encoding stomatin-like protein, which encodes MDPFLFFTLIVIAAIYLIMKTCIVVPQTYSFVVERLGVFRGALGAGFHFLIPIMDQIRYKQLLKEIAIDIPPQTCITKDNVSILVDGILYIRVMDPYKASYEIENFRNATIQLAQTTLRSEIGKLILDHTFSERDDINANVVRALDEATDPWGIKVTRYEIKNISPPKEILHEMEEQVKAERVKRAEITISEGEKLSRINRSMGERQEAINLSEGEKIKKVNEAEGKAKEIEFIAKAKAKGIQMIAEATGNEGGPEAVNLQITEDYLSGLGLILEKAKTTVLPTEMANIVGFFEGISKVTNKFPGLDSEKE
- a CDS encoding heme-binding domain-containing protein codes for the protein MRKFWIRLGIGLLVVFLALQLIPVQPPLGKNANEIKTEERVKKIFRKSCYDCHSDLVQWPWYSKVFPVSLYISHHIEEGREELNFSEWETLKPEKKADLAEEILEEVEEGHMPPKDYIFLHSNSKLDQEEIEVLKDWLQTFAEK